TCCAGTATGTTTTCTAAATTGGTTTCCGCAAGCACATATAGCCCATCTCCCGTTAGGTTTAACCTTTTTGCCCTTGTTGCTATCTGAGAACCAGACTCTTCGCCAGAAACATAAAGCACCTTCCCGTAGTTCCTTGAGTATCTTTCCGCCAACTGCAAAAGTAAAGTGGACTTTCCTATGCCTGGCTCACCTGCTATGAGCACTACTTGACCTTTTACTATACCCCCACCGAGGGCTCTGTTAAGCTGGCTAAAGCCTGTAAAAAGCCTCTCACCCTCCTCCGTATCCCACAAAGGTAAGGGTTTGCAGGACTCCACGTAATTTGTGTGTTTCAAGTTAATTCTTTCTCTTTCTTCCACCATACTGTTCCAAGCACCACAGGATGGACACTTTCCAAACCACTTTTGAGAAACATATCCACATTCCTGACAAACAAACACCGTTTTGTTTTTCATCTTATCCCCCAATCTTGAACATCTCAATCTTCTTAGGCTTTATACCTTTCTTTAACAGCTCAAGTCTCTCCTCTGAATATTTATCGCTCCTATTTTCCCAAACTGTCCTTATAAAATTCTCTATTTGACTGTCTTCCACTCCAGCTCTGAGAAGGCTTTTGAGATCGTATCCTTTGGAAGCAAACAGACAGGTCAGAAGCTTTCCATCTGCAGTCAGTCTAAGGCGATTGCACTCGCCACAAAAGGGCTCAGTTACAGACGCTATTATGCCAAAGGTGTAGCCATCTTCCAAAGAGAACCTATTCGCTGTCTCACCCTTTTTTGACCTTCCCAAAGGCTGAACTTTGTAATGGCTTGATATAGTTTGCAGTATATCTTTTGCGGAAAAAACCCTCTCCAAAGACCAACCGTTAAGATTTCCCACATCCATAAACTCAATAAACCTCACCTCCACTCTCAACGGTCTGAAAAACTCCACAAAGTCCAAGATCTCATCCTCATTAACACCCTTCACCACACACATATTTACCTTTACTAAAACCCCAATCTCAATAGACTTGTATATACCTTCTAGTATCTGACCTACCTTTACATTCCTACTCACTATGCGAGACAGTCTTTCATCCCTGAGTGAAGGAAGACTTACCGTAACCCTTTTCAAACCAGCAAAGAAAAGATCTTTTATTTTTTCTTTCAAAAGAAGACCATTGGTTGTAAGGGCTATATCCTCCACCTCTTCCCTTATCATACCTACGAGTTTTTCTAAGTGTCTTCTAAGTAAAGGCTCACCTCCAGTGAGTCTTACCTTTTTTACTCCAAGGTTCTTCACTATACGCACAACCCTTGCTATCTCTTCAAAGCTCAGTATTTCTTCCCTTTTAAGAAACTCGTATTCTTGCCCTTCGGGCATACAAAAAAAGCACCTAAGATTACACCTGTCGGTTAGGGATATTCTCAGATCCCTAAGCTCTCTTCCAAGTTTGTCGGAGGGTGTCATATCATTAAAAATATAAAGTTCATTAAGAAAAAGGCTATTTTATTATTTCACAAATCCTCCATAGTATTCTTAGCAAGGAAATATGGTAAAATTATTGGATAAAACTGTTTATAGTGTTCGAAGATTAGGATGATTTGATTATATAATGCTAAAAGTAGCACACGTAGTTAATACTTTATCTTGCGGTGGAGCAGAAAGAGTAGCAATAAACATATACAACTGTCTTAAGGATAAATATGAAAATGATTTTATAATAGCAAAAAATATTATAAAACTAAGCATTGATTTTATACCAAAGGTAATTTTTAACAAAAAACCACCTCTTCCATCATTTTTATACGAAAAACTGCTGCTATACAGGCTTAAAGAAACCTTAAAAGATTACGACATTATAATATCTCACCTAAGAGATATGAATACAAGGCTTTCTTATTTAAAATCAAAGAATTTGATAAAATCTAACTTAATCCTTGTTGAACATGTTACTATTGAATGCTATTCAAAAAAGGAGAGAAGAATTATAAAAAATTTTTACAAGTATGCTGATTTAATAATAGCGGTTTCAGATAAAGTTAAAGATGGTTTGGTAAAATTTTTTGAATTAGATCCTAGCAAAATAAAGGTAATTTATAATGGTATTGATATAAAAACAATCAATAAACTGTCTGAAGAATATCAACCTGAGTTAAAAAAGCCTTGTATAGTATCAGCGGGAAGATTAAGTGATGATAAAGATTTTGAAACGTTGATAAAAGGTGTCTATTATTCTAAAACAAAACCATATCTTTACATACTTGGAGAAGGCAGTAAAAAAAGCGAGTTAGAAAATCTAATCAGAAATCTAAAAATAGAAGATAAAGTTTTTTTGGTAGGTTTTGTAAAGAATCCATTCCCGTATATTAAAAATTGTGATTTGTATATAACATCTTCTATAAGAGAAGCATTTCCAATGTCAAGTTTGGAAGCCATGGCTTTAAAAAAGCCTATCATCAGCACAGATGTTGTTCCGTTTGCAAAACATAATTTTAACAGTTTTGTTTTTAAGCCAAAAGATTACATTTCTCTTGCAAATTATATAGATAAGCTTCTATCCAGTGAAGAGTTAAGAAGTTTTCTGTCAAAAAATGCTTATGAAACAGCAAAGGAATTTTCCATTGAAAGTATGTGTATGCAGTATAGAAATTTGATACAAAAAATAGCTATACAATAAAATCTTTTTTTATCAGACTATATCTATTTACTGCCAAACTGTCTTATCTGCAAAAGTATGTGCTTAGGTAATTTCTCACACAGCGTATTAAATAGCAAACTGAAAAATTTTCAAAAATTAATGTAAGTGCAGGACTCATCGGAAAAAGCTTCTACAGTCTCCTTAATTTGCTACTGTTTGTGGTGGAACTTATCGGGTTCTAACCTCTCGTAAAAGGCTACCCTTTCAACCAGTTCTTTAAAATACGGTGCAGCTGCAGTTCCACCAAATGCTCTTCCCTTTGGTTCATCTACCATTATGCCAGCCACAAACTTTGGATTGGTAGCAGGAAAGTATCCCACGAAGTAGGCAACAACCTTCTCCATGGAGTATTTCCCTGTTTTTGTATCAAACTTCTGAGCAGTACCTGTTTTGCCCGCTATGGTAAAGTAGTCCGATTTAGCATTTACTGCGGTTCCTTCCTCCACAACTCTAATCATATTTTTTTGTAACCAACTTAACACTTTCTCGGAAAAAAGTTTATCGGTGAGGACAGTTTTTGGTTTATCTGGTTCGTATATTATGCGTGGCTTTACGATCTGGTTGGTGGCAAGTCCTCCAAAGGCTACGCATAAATTAAGAAGGTTGACAGCCAAACCCTGTCCAATGCTGGCGTATATTATGTTGGCAGGATAGTTAAAGTCAGGAAGCCTTGGCTTTGCTTCTCCTGGCAAAATACCAAAGGAGGAATTAAAGTGGATACTTTTAAAGAGTTCTTCCACGTCTTTCTTTGACAAAAACCTTGCTATCTTTGCAGTTCCTATGTTGGAAGATTTTATAATTACTTGATCAATTGAAAGACGGTCGTAAGGACGAACGTCTCTTATTGTTCTACCGAAGAATTCCGCTTTTCCGTTTTCTGTATCCACAACGTAGTTAAAGCTTACATATCCTTTATCTAAGGCAAGTCCTACAAAAAAGGGTTTCATTACCGAACCAGGTTCAAAAAGGTCCGTAACCGCATAGTTTCGCCTATTCTGAATAGGATATTTTTTAAAGTTATTTGGGTCATAATGGGGATAGTTGGCTATGCCGAGAATATCTCCAGTGTTTAGGTCTATTACGATTAAAGCAACCCTTTTAGGTTTCCAATCCTTTACTATCTTCTGTTTAATGTCCTCAAGGATAACCTGAATACCAAAATCTATAGTCAGCTGAACATCCCTTGTTGTGAAATCCTTTTCTTCCTCTTCAAGGTTCAAAGCCATCCTTCCCACCCTTGGTGAGTAGAGGAAAACCTTCTTTACCTCCCTTGAGTAAAGCCTATCATTTAGCATATACTCTATGCCCTCCAAACCTTTTCCTTCTGCCCCAACAAAACCTATAAGATTACTGGCTAAATAACCATGAGGATAAACCCTTTTGTAATCTTCTTGCAAGCCAACCGCACTTTGATTTCCAGTGTCTTTTATGACTCCCTTTATGTAGTTTAAAAACTCCCTATCAACCTGTCTTGCCAGCCACACAAACTTCCTATCAGAGTTAAGCTTTTTTAATATTTCCTCTTCCTTTTGATTTAGCACTGCAGAAAGCCTTCTTGCCAATTCCTCTTTATTTTTAACGGCTTGTGGAAAAGCAAATACCGAAAAAGTTGGTAAGCTAATAGCCAACTCTACGCCCTTTCTGTCTTTTATAGCTCCTCTGTATACCGGCACCCTTTCTACAGTTGCCTTTGGAAACTTCTCCACGACCCTTTCTATGTATTCAGTTCTCCCATAGAGTTGGATGTAAATCAGCCTGAGAATTATTACCAAGAATCCTACGGAGACGAGGAAAACCATAAGGTATATCTTCGTGTTGCTTAATTTTTGTAAGCGCATGAAAGTTGGATGAACTCTTTGAAAACATCAAAGGCGTCATGTGGTCCCGGGGAAGCCTCAGGATGAAACTGAACACAATAGATTGGCAAGCTTTCGTGCTTAAAACCTTCTAAGGTTTGATCAAGAAGGTTTATATGGGTAATTTGCACTTCCTTTAATGTGTCTGGATCTACCGCAAAATTGTGATTTTGAGCGGTTATATGTATTCTGCCTGTTCGTAGGTCCTTCACAGGATGATTCCCGCCGTGATGGCCAAACTTGAGCTTGAAAGTTTTCCCTCCCAGCGCCAACCCTATTATTTGAAGCCCAAGGCATATACCCATTATAGGCAACTTTTCCATATAAGCCCTCACAAGCCTTATACCTTCCACCACCCTTTGTGGATCTCCCGGACCATTGGATAAAAAGATCGCATCTGGCTGAAGTTTTTCTATATTTTTGTGAGCATCTTCTGGTGGTATTACTACCACACGCGCTCCTTCTTGCACAAGCCTTCTTAGTATGTTTCTTTTAACGCCAAAATCTATTACAGCTATGACGGGTTTTTCCCTCTCAAATCTAAGGTATCCTTTGTATAAATCCCAGTCTCCATCTCTCCAGTGATATATCTCCCTTGTTGATACTTCTTTTACCAAGTCCAACTCAGAGATGTCTGCATAGTTCTTGGCTTTTTCAACTAAGCTTTTTGGGTTTAGGTCCACCGTAGATATTATCCCCTTTATTGCTCCCTTTTCTCTTATCCTCTTTACTAAAGCTCTTGTATCTATGCCCCATATACCAACCACTCCGTATTCCTTAAGATATTCATCCAATCCTTTTGTAGCCCTCCAGTTGCTGTAAATACCCGAAAGTTCTTTTATTACTAAGCCGTTTACCTGAATCCTATCAGATTCTACGTCCTCTGGGTTTACGCCGTAGTTCCCTATTTGGGTGTAAGTTAAGACAACAATCTGACCCTTGTAGGATGGGTCTGTAATTATTTCTTGATAGCCAGTCATGGAGGTATTAAATACCACCTCCCCCAAGCTTTCTCCTTCAGCTCCAAAGGAGTATCCTACAAAGTAGGTTCCATCTTCAAGTGCTAAAATTGCTCTTTTCATAGTGCTTTGGCGGAGAGGGCGGGATTCGAACCCGCGGTACGGGGGTTACCCGTACACAGCATTTCCAGTGCTGCACCTTCGGCCACTCGGTCACCTCTCCTCAATATATAAATTATAAGCGATTCAGAACTTTGGAGAAAAGCGTATATAATTTCTTTTATGGAAAAAAAGTATGGAGAAATAGCCATAGAACAAGCTGAGTTGGAAACGTGGGAAAACCCCTCAAAGGAGAGGGACTATCTTATAGAGATAACCTTTCCTGAGTTTTCCTGTCTGTGTCCAAGGTCTGGCTATCCAGATTATGCTACCATAAAAATCAGATACATACCCGATCAATACATAATAGAGCTAAGATCCTTAAAGCTTTGGCTAAACAAGTTCAGAAACAGATACATATCCCACGAGCAGGCTACAAACGAAATATACCAAGCTTTAGAAGAAAAACTAAAACCTAAGTTCTTGGAGGTTATCGGGGACTTCAATCCAAGGGGAAATGTGCATACTGTAATCAAGGTTAGGAGTGATCAGCGTTACTGAGTTTATTCTTTATCTCCTTTAAAGCCCTGTAGCCCCTTTCTACTTCATCGGGATAAACCCTATAATTAGAATACTTGTGCCTTTGGTAAAGTCTAACTATGTATTCTACGTAATGGTAAAAGTCCCTTCCTTTGAACTTTTCCAGCAGTCTTTCTGGCTCTTCCTTCGACTCTAAGACTTGCACAAGCCTTTTATACAGGTTATCCGGCGTCTTTCTAAGCTCTGTATAGTACAAGAAAACCAAGTAAAAGAATGTGGTCATCAAAAGAACTAAAAGGATATACTTAAATACCACTTTTAGATTTTCCTTCTTTACACTCCACTTAAGCCCCTTTCCAAAGGTTCTAAAAACACTTATCTGCTTTTCTACGGAAAAACCCACTACGTTGGTATACCAAAAAGAAACAATAGCATCCTTTAGCAATGCAAGACTTGATATACGTTTAATTGCTGGAGATTGATAACTTGGGGTAGTGTCTATTCTGACCCATCTGCCATCTATGTATGCTTCTACCCAAACATGTGCCATTGAATTGGTTACAATGTGATAGTTTCCATAGTTGTTCCACATAGCTCCTTTAAAACCTCCCACCACCCTTGAAGGTATGCCCATGATCCTAAGTATAAGGGCGGTGGCGCTTGCGTAATACTCGCAGTTACCCTTCTTAGACACAAAAATAAAGTATTCAAGAGGATCCCCTTCGTAGCTTTCTAACTTTAAGCTATAGCTGTATCCTCCTTCCCTGAAGTGTTTTATCACCCTTTGGACTTTTTCCTCTTCATCCATCACCCCTTTACTTAACTCCATTGCCAGCCTCTTTATGCTTTCTGGCACATCCTCCGGCACTTCAGTATATGCATCGTAAAGAGTTTCATAACTCAAAACAGGTTCAGAAATAGAGGTTGCGGTATACCTTATAGTCCTGTTTATGTTAGTGGATAACCTAAAAGCCCCGCCGGGACGGACAAAAACCTGTCCCTTTATGCCTTCTAAGGATCCTATACTGTAAGGATAATCTAGCATTGGTAAGTGGTCCTCGTAATGTGGCTCCAAAATAATCGTATAACTGATATCTCCCATACCTTTTAGAGGAGAAAAGCTTTCTTTAAGCGTGCTAATCCACCTGTTTCCTTCGTAAGTGTCAAACACCTGCACCCTCCAGTAAGGTTCCTTTATGTCCTGCGACAGACCAAAAACCCTAAAGGCTACTGTGTTGTCCTGTTGTATCTCACCTACCTTTCCAAGAGATACCTCGCTTGCTATACCAGTCTTTAGCCCATCACTTCTGCCGAAGACATCGAAGAGAGGAAAATGGCTCCTTGGGAGGAAAACAAAGAAGGGAACGGATAGAAACAAAACCGCTACAAAAAGAGATAAAGAAATTACTGAGTAATATTTAAAAACTTCTAAAGGTTGAAAGTTTTTGGGATTTTGCTTGTAGGCATTTATAAACACAAGGGAGGTGATACCCAAAAGGCTAAAGAACGTAAGCATTATCAAAAAGCTGATGGATAGGTTGTAAAGGGTAGCTAAGGAAAGGCATAGCAAGCTAAGGAGCAGGATCTGATACATGTCCCTTGGCTTTTTTTCTTCAAGAAACTTAATCCCAAGGAGCGTAAGAAGCAGATTAGAAAGGGGTTCAACAAGATTGTCAAGGCTAATTTGGAAGGCAAAGTAAAAAGTAAGTGCTATTCCCAAAAGGTTCAAAAGTATGCGCTTTATAGGATAAGAGTTTTTGTAATCCATAATGGCACCAAGGAGAATGAAGAGGATACACAGGGAAAGATAAAGAGTGTCCGCTATTTCCGCTAAGGAAAACACGCCTACACCTGTGGAAAGGTATATCCAAATTAGAGTGGCACCCTTTGGACTTTCAAGAAGCTTTTTTAAGATACTGTAATGCATGGCTTTTTAACCGGGGCTCTACGTATATTCTGTATATCCTTATTTTTTGCAAGTTTTTCATAAGCGGGGATACTTCTTTTAGCCCTTTCAAAACACCATCGTAGTTAAGGTAAAACTCTTCGTCCATCACGTTCTTTTCTGCTTCATCAAATCTTAGCTCCCTTTCGTCCAACTTCTCTTTCAGGAATTCTTTAACTTGCCTGTATTCATCCCAATTATTCGTGCTAAAAACCTCCCTAAAGTGTTCCCTTAAAAAGAGCCTTCTTACCAAAGGGTTATTCTTTTCCTTCAAAGCCAATCCTATTAGGTCCGCATCCGTTAGCTGATGAAACTTTTCTTTGGAAAAAAGCCCCTTTTCCATGTAATCCTTTATAAGCTCCAGCAAATGTATGCTTAGAATGCGAACAACCTTATGAAAATAAACCTGCGTATACATGAAAAATCTCCCTAAGAAAAAACTCTCCAAAGCTCTTATGGCGCTTTTATTTACGCATTCTTTACCATTTATTCTTTCCAAATGACCAAGTATTCTACCGTAATCAAAAAAACCGTAAGAGGTACCACAAAAATAAGCATCCCTTCTGAGATAATCCATCCTATCCGCTCCTAACTCTCCTGTTATAATGTGGGATAGGACCCTTTCTTCTTCGTCCTTTGGTTCCTTAAATGCAAGCCTAACGAGAAGTTCTATATCTTCCTGAGAAAAACCAACTTTTTTCAATCTTTCGTTTAGCTCACCCGACAGTACAAGCTCCTTTCCTACTTTTTCATGGCTTTTATCCCCCAGAAGTACTTCTGTAGTATGGGAAAAGGGTGGATGGCCCACATCGTGCAACAAACCAGCCAATCTTATAACTTTCATAAGTTTTTTATCCTTATAACCAAGTCCCACGTATATGCTCTCCGCTAAATTCATCACACCCAAGGAATGCTCAAACCTTGTGTGCTGTGCGGAAGGGAAAACCATGTATGTAACACCCAGTTGTTTTACATACCTCAACCTTTGAAAAGTAAAGGTATCCAGAATTTCTAACTCATCAGGATAGACCCTTATGAATTGATGGATTGGGTCCGATATTTCTTTAAACATTCACGCACTCTTCTTCAGGTTTGGATCTTACATTCTTTACGTGAATGTTCCAGGGTCTTTCATACACAAAACGTCTGTATATTCTCAAAAAACTTTCTTTTAAACGTTGCCAAAAACTACTCTTCTTTGATGGTTTTATAAAATCCACCTTTATCTTCTCCACCTTTTTTCCCTTCTGCGCCCTTTTCCAGTTGTTCTCAACATCCTTTTTAAGCTTTCCTACGTTAATGCCATAGTATATATCCGGTAGTTTTTTTAACAATTCCATAGCTTTCAACCAATGAAGAAGGTTTTTTTCGCTCTTAGCAGTTAGGCCTTTGATGATCTCCTCAAGCGCTTCAAAAAACACAGCTTCCTTTCTGAATCTTTCTTTTTGAATTTCAGCATAATCCATGTACTCTTCGTATAGTTCTTCATTAAAAATATAAACACCTAAGTTAATAGCATCTTGCACGTTCCAAAGCTTACCGTATTCCAATTTATGGACTATTCCCCAGTATTTAACAAGCTTGTTGGAAATCAGATAAAAATCTTCTGCGTAAGCAGGATCTAAGCTTATAAACAAAAGGGAGTCCTCTTGGATCTTGTATATATCCTTTCCAGAATAAACCGAACCGTATATGTCTGTTATTTTCAGCAGGTTCAACTCCACAAGCACATCCTTCCACTGATGCCTGTTGGACCTAAAACTTCTGTAAGCGCACCTTAGGAATTCATCCAGACTAACGGAAAAACTTCCTTCCT
Above is a genomic segment from Thermocrinis jamiesonii containing:
- a CDS encoding transglutaminaseTgpA domain-containing protein; this translates as MHYSILKKLLESPKGATLIWIYLSTGVGVFSLAEIADTLYLSLCILFILLGAIMDYKNSYPIKRILLNLLGIALTFYFAFQISLDNLVEPLSNLLLTLLGIKFLEEKKPRDMYQILLLSLLCLSLATLYNLSISFLIMLTFFSLLGITSLVFINAYKQNPKNFQPLEVFKYYSVISLSLFVAVLFLSVPFFVFLPRSHFPLFDVFGRSDGLKTGIASEVSLGKVGEIQQDNTVAFRVFGLSQDIKEPYWRVQVFDTYEGNRWISTLKESFSPLKGMGDISYTIILEPHYEDHLPMLDYPYSIGSLEGIKGQVFVRPGGAFRLSTNINRTIRYTATSISEPVLSYETLYDAYTEVPEDVPESIKRLAMELSKGVMDEEEKVQRVIKHFREGGYSYSLKLESYEGDPLEYFIFVSKKGNCEYYASATALILRIMGIPSRVVGGFKGAMWNNYGNYHIVTNSMAHVWVEAYIDGRWVRIDTTPSYQSPAIKRISSLALLKDAIVSFWYTNVVGFSVEKQISVFRTFGKGLKWSVKKENLKVVFKYILLVLLMTTFFYLVFLYYTELRKTPDNLYKRLVQVLESKEEPERLLEKFKGRDFYHYVEYIVRLYQRHKYSNYRVYPDEVERGYRALKEIKNKLSNADHS
- a CDS encoding glycosyltransferase gives rise to the protein MLKVAHVVNTLSCGGAERVAINIYNCLKDKYENDFIIAKNIIKLSIDFIPKVIFNKKPPLPSFLYEKLLLYRLKETLKDYDIIISHLRDMNTRLSYLKSKNLIKSNLILVEHVTIECYSKKERRIIKNFYKYADLIIAVSDKVKDGLVKFFELDPSKIKVIYNGIDIKTINKLSEEYQPELKKPCIVSAGRLSDDKDFETLIKGVYYSKTKPYLYILGEGSKKSELENLIRNLKIEDKVFLVGFVKNPFPYIKNCDLYITSSIREAFPMSSLEAMALKKPIISTDVVPFAKHNFNSFVFKPKDYISLANYIDKLLSSEELRSFLSKNAYETAKEFSIESMCMQYRNLIQKIAIQ
- a CDS encoding peptidoglycan D,D-transpeptidase FtsI family protein — its product is MRLQKLSNTKIYLMVFLVSVGFLVIILRLIYIQLYGRTEYIERVVEKFPKATVERVPVYRGAIKDRKGVELAISLPTFSVFAFPQAVKNKEELARRLSAVLNQKEEEILKKLNSDRKFVWLARQVDREFLNYIKGVIKDTGNQSAVGLQEDYKRVYPHGYLASNLIGFVGAEGKGLEGIEYMLNDRLYSREVKKVFLYSPRVGRMALNLEEEEKDFTTRDVQLTIDFGIQVILEDIKQKIVKDWKPKRVALIVIDLNTGDILGIANYPHYDPNNFKKYPIQNRRNYAVTDLFEPGSVMKPFFVGLALDKGYVSFNYVVDTENGKAEFFGRTIRDVRPYDRLSIDQVIIKSSNIGTAKIARFLSKKDVEELFKSIHFNSSFGILPGEAKPRLPDFNYPANIIYASIGQGLAVNLLNLCVAFGGLATNQIVKPRIIYEPDKPKTVLTDKLFSEKVLSWLQKNMIRVVEEGTAVNAKSDYFTIAGKTGTAQKFDTKTGKYSMEKVVAYFVGYFPATNPKFVAGIMVDEPKGRAFGGTAAAPYFKELVERVAFYERLEPDKFHHKQ
- a CDS encoding HD domain-containing protein codes for the protein MFKEISDPIHQFIRVYPDELEILDTFTFQRLRYVKQLGVTYMVFPSAQHTRFEHSLGVMNLAESIYVGLGYKDKKLMKVIRLAGLLHDVGHPPFSHTTEVLLGDKSHEKVGKELVLSGELNERLKKVGFSQEDIELLVRLAFKEPKDEEERVLSHIITGELGADRMDYLRRDAYFCGTSYGFFDYGRILGHLERINGKECVNKSAIRALESFFLGRFFMYTQVYFHKVVRILSIHLLELIKDYMEKGLFSKEKFHQLTDADLIGLALKEKNNPLVRRLFLREHFREVFSTNNWDEYRQVKEFLKEKLDERELRFDEAEKNVMDEEFYLNYDGVLKGLKEVSPLMKNLQKIRIYRIYVEPRLKSHALQYLKKAS
- the moaA gene encoding GTP 3',8-cyclase MoaA — encoded protein: MTPSDKLGRELRDLRISLTDRCNLRCFFCMPEGQEYEFLKREEILSFEEIARVVRIVKNLGVKKVRLTGGEPLLRRHLEKLVGMIREEVEDIALTTNGLLLKEKIKDLFFAGLKRVTVSLPSLRDERLSRIVSRNVKVGQILEGIYKSIEIGVLVKVNMCVVKGVNEDEILDFVEFFRPLRVEVRFIEFMDVGNLNGWSLERVFSAKDILQTISSHYKVQPLGRSKKGETANRFSLEDGYTFGIIASVTEPFCGECNRLRLTADGKLLTCLFASKGYDLKSLLRAGVEDSQIENFIRTVWENRSDKYSEERLELLKKGIKPKKIEMFKIGG
- the queF gene encoding preQ(1) synthase, which encodes MEKKYGEIAIEQAELETWENPSKERDYLIEITFPEFSCLCPRSGYPDYATIKIRYIPDQYIIELRSLKLWLNKFRNRYISHEQATNEIYQALEEKLKPKFLEVIGDFNPRGNVHTVIKVRSDQRY
- the carA gene encoding glutamine-hydrolyzing carbamoyl-phosphate synthase small subunit gives rise to the protein MKRAILALEDGTYFVGYSFGAEGESLGEVVFNTSMTGYQEIITDPSYKGQIVVLTYTQIGNYGVNPEDVESDRIQVNGLVIKELSGIYSNWRATKGLDEYLKEYGVVGIWGIDTRALVKRIREKGAIKGIISTVDLNPKSLVEKAKNYADISELDLVKEVSTREIYHWRDGDWDLYKGYLRFEREKPVIAVIDFGVKRNILRRLVQEGARVVVIPPEDAHKNIEKLQPDAIFLSNGPGDPQRVVEGIRLVRAYMEKLPIMGICLGLQIIGLALGGKTFKLKFGHHGGNHPVKDLRTGRIHITAQNHNFAVDPDTLKEVQITHINLLDQTLEGFKHESLPIYCVQFHPEASPGPHDAFDVFKEFIQLSCAYKN